From a region of the Limnochordia bacterium genome:
- a CDS encoding SulP family inorganic anion transporter yields the protein MTLWNRYQNDILSGITVAVVALPLALAFGIASGAGALAGLYATIFAGFVTSLFGGSEVQVSGPTGTMTVVLVAIIAKYGIEGMLLAGALAGLMQIVLGMLRLGRFVKFLPQSVISGFTNGVAIIIFMSQIETALQTPSVTLVTAAAILFAMFFAKKIPASLFGLAVGIAANQLFFHSPHLVGEIPATLPKLVLPLGQLQNIRGLVMPAITICFLGTIESLLSAEVADTMTGQTHNANRELIGQGLGNLTSALVGGIPISGVMARTAVNVNSGGRTRLAGMVHSVVLLIVVFLFGRWAAHIPLASLAAILMVTAVRTVDWPGLKLVPQAGWSYGIPLFTTMVLTVFFDLTIAVAGGLAVAILFLMIELARLPHITQHPQGLPEHPKVAVVSLEGPVFFLSTEKLMKQVQSLAQGREILVLDCTNVPATDDTAILLLKKMAKRYQEEDRIVYVAGVKGDSLQKLADLKVTEALGDHYVCPHLDLALNRAYQDAS from the coding sequence ATGACGCTTTGGAACAGGTATCAGAATGATATCCTTTCGGGAATAACCGTTGCTGTTGTTGCTTTGCCTTTGGCTTTAGCTTTCGGAATTGCAAGTGGCGCCGGTGCGTTAGCGGGGCTTTATGCGACTATCTTCGCCGGCTTTGTCACTTCTCTTTTTGGGGGCAGCGAGGTCCAGGTGAGCGGGCCCACCGGTACTATGACCGTAGTACTAGTGGCTATCATCGCCAAGTACGGCATAGAAGGCATGCTTCTTGCTGGTGCATTGGCTGGATTAATGCAGATCGTTTTAGGCATGCTGCGCCTAGGACGGTTTGTCAAGTTCCTCCCTCAATCGGTCATCTCCGGGTTTACAAACGGTGTTGCTATCATTATCTTCATGTCTCAGATCGAGACAGCCCTGCAAACCCCATCCGTGACCCTGGTCACCGCTGCCGCCATCCTTTTTGCCATGTTTTTCGCTAAGAAAATTCCCGCCTCGTTGTTTGGCCTTGCCGTGGGAATTGCGGCAAATCAGTTATTTTTCCACAGTCCACATCTGGTGGGAGAGATCCCTGCCACCTTACCGAAATTAGTTCTACCCCTCGGTCAACTACAGAACATTCGTGGATTAGTCATGCCGGCCATTACCATATGCTTTCTGGGTACCATCGAGTCCCTATTATCCGCAGAAGTTGCCGATACAATGACCGGGCAAACCCACAATGCGAATCGGGAGTTAATCGGTCAAGGATTGGGGAATTTGACCAGCGCTTTAGTTGGCGGCATCCCTATATCAGGGGTAATGGCCCGCACGGCGGTTAACGTTAATAGCGGCGGGCGCACTAGACTAGCGGGAATGGTCCATTCGGTGGTATTACTCATTGTGGTCTTCCTGTTTGGCCGCTGGGCAGCGCATATTCCTCTGGCCTCATTGGCGGCGATTTTGATGGTCACTGCTGTACGCACCGTAGACTGGCCGGGACTGAAACTGGTACCCCAGGCGGGATGGAGCTATGGGATTCCCCTGTTCACCACCATGGTTCTTACTGTGTTTTTTGATCTAACTATCGCAGTGGCAGGAGGGTTGGCCGTAGCGATTCTTTTCCTCATGATTGAGCTAGCAAGACTTCCCCATATCACTCAGCATCCACAGGGACTACCGGAGCATCCCAAGGTGGCGGTGGTAAGCCTCGAAGGACCTGTCTTCTTCCTAAGCACCGAAAAGCTCATGAAACAAGTCCAATCCTTGGCCCAGGGAAGAGAGATCCTGGTCCTAGATTGCACGAACGTACCGGCAACTGATGATACCGCGATCTTGCTCCTGAAGAAAATGGCAAAGCGGTATCAGGAGGAAGATCGCATTGTCTATGTTGCAGGGGTCAAAGGGGATTCCCTCCAGAAACTGGCGGATCTTAAGGTAACTGAGGCTTTAGGTGATCACTACGTCTGTCCCCACTTAGATTTAGCATTAAACAGGGCTTACCAGGATGCTAGCTGA
- a CDS encoding IclR family transcriptional regulator, with translation MSPRTKDKPAPKVKSLHKAIQVLKCFSTSQPELGVTEISQILDLQKSTVHNILSTFEGEGFIEQDPETKRYRLGMHILYLSNIVREGLGLRKVALPVMEKVKEAFGETVHLAIEEDGQVVYLESIQPADRSVNRLAVGKRASIHCTGVGKAILAFAPDERVKAIIDLHGLPRYTQNTITRPQDLLEELRNTRARGYAVDNMEHEWGIRCIAVPIRDESGRIGASMSISGPSERFPLEEIDTMAQSFITYGLEISRRLGWEGY, from the coding sequence ATGTCACCAAGGACAAAAGACAAACCAGCACCTAAAGTAAAATCTTTACACAAGGCAATCCAAGTACTCAAGTGTTTTAGTACGTCCCAACCAGAACTGGGCGTAACCGAGATCAGTCAAATCCTCGATCTGCAAAAGAGCACTGTACATAATATCCTATCAACCTTCGAAGGCGAAGGGTTTATTGAGCAGGACCCCGAGACAAAAAGGTATCGTCTAGGAATGCATATTCTGTACCTGAGCAATATCGTCAGAGAAGGTTTAGGACTGCGTAAGGTGGCTTTACCCGTCATGGAAAAGGTCAAGGAAGCCTTTGGTGAAACGGTTCATTTAGCCATCGAAGAGGATGGCCAAGTAGTCTATCTTGAGAGTATTCAGCCGGCTGATCGCTCCGTTAATAGGCTAGCGGTGGGTAAGCGAGCTTCCATACACTGTACCGGGGTTGGTAAAGCTATTCTCGCTTTCGCCCCCGATGAACGGGTAAAGGCGATCATCGATCTCCATGGGCTACCAAGGTACACCCAGAACACGATCACCCGTCCTCAAGATCTGCTTGAGGAACTTAGAAACACCCGGGCCCGGGGTTATGCCGTGGATAATATGGAGCATGAATGGGGTATTCGGTGCATTGCCGTACCCATCAGAGATGAATCCGGTCGCATTGGTGCTTCCATGAGTATCTCAGGACCGTCAGAGCGATTCCCCCTAGAGGAAATCGACACCATGGCCCAGTCCTTCATCACCTATGGACTGGAGATCTCCCGCCGTTTAGGTTGGGAAGGGTATTAG
- a CDS encoding glycosyltransferase, producing the protein MPLNIAVFSDSYRPYSSGVVRSIDLFTKQLVEQGHHVYVFAPKYSKEEGDVLALEDSNDGPATRVFRFYSVSAPSLRDFRLPVPVSPVIYRVINALGIDVIHSHTPFLMGSLADGVSKRCRLPLVFTHHTMYHEYAHYWPGATSVLRRFIVSWLAHYCRKCDLVITPTQSVKDVIMPLYHLTKEPVVIPTGIELGLFAEGDGTKFRRENGIGSDEIILTYVGRIAEEKSPAFLLDVLSQVRQRFPAKLLYVGGGPLLEYLKYKVKELGLQDAVLFTGQRPFEEVVDAFLAGDIFVFPSRTETQGLVTLEAMAAGLPVVGINAPGTKDLVTHGVEGFLTDYNVVDFSTAVCRLIEDPTLRADLSKNALLKSQRLSSVETTNMLLAQYRRLVMNNRMLPQRV; encoded by the coding sequence ATGCCATTGAACATTGCAGTTTTTAGTGATAGTTACAGACCGTACTCCAGTGGGGTTGTCCGGTCTATAGATCTATTTACCAAACAGCTCGTAGAACAGGGACATCATGTATATGTGTTTGCACCGAAGTATAGCAAGGAAGAAGGGGATGTCCTTGCCTTGGAAGATAGTAACGACGGACCTGCTACTAGGGTATTTCGCTTTTACTCGGTTTCCGCGCCTAGCCTAAGAGACTTCCGTCTGCCCGTGCCGGTATCCCCGGTGATCTACCGGGTGATCAACGCGCTAGGTATCGATGTGATCCACAGCCATACCCCATTCTTGATGGGCAGTCTCGCAGATGGAGTCAGTAAGAGATGTCGCTTGCCATTGGTGTTTACCCACCATACGATGTATCATGAGTATGCTCACTACTGGCCCGGTGCAACGTCAGTATTGCGTCGGTTTATTGTGAGCTGGTTAGCGCACTACTGTCGTAAGTGCGATCTGGTGATTACACCGACGCAATCGGTAAAGGATGTAATCATGCCCTTATACCATCTTACCAAGGAACCGGTGGTTATCCCAACCGGTATAGAACTAGGGTTGTTTGCAGAGGGAGATGGAACGAAGTTTCGCCGGGAGAATGGCATCGGTTCCGATGAGATCATCCTTACCTATGTGGGGAGGATAGCTGAGGAAAAGAGCCCGGCTTTTCTTCTAGACGTGTTGAGCCAAGTACGGCAACGCTTCCCTGCAAAGCTGCTCTATGTTGGTGGAGGGCCTCTTCTGGAATACTTGAAATATAAGGTTAAGGAACTCGGACTTCAAGATGCGGTTCTTTTTACCGGACAAAGACCCTTTGAAGAGGTAGTTGATGCCTTTCTTGCTGGAGATATTTTCGTCTTTCCATCCCGCACAGAAACCCAGGGACTCGTAACCCTAGAAGCGATGGCTGCAGGGCTCCCCGTGGTGGGTATTAACGCGCCAGGAACTAAGGATTTGGTAACCCATGGTGTGGAAGGGTTTTTGACGGATTACAATGTAGTGGATTTTTCCACGGCGGTGTGTCGTCTAATTGAAGATCCAACGCTACGCGCGGATCTCTCCAAGAATGCGCTCCTTAAGTCCCAGCGGCTCAGCTCTGTGGAGACGACTAACATGCTTTTAGCCCAATACCGCAGACTGGTCATGAACAACCGCATGCTTCCCCAACGGGTATGA
- a CDS encoding 3-isopropylmalate dehydrogenase translates to MHRIAVIPGDGTGPEVVAEGLKVLEAVAAKQGFAYETTTFNFGGNHFLKTGEVLPDSAIEDLKGFDAIYLGAIGHPDVKPGILEKGILLKLRFALDQYINLRPVKLYPGVDTPLKDKGPEHIDFVVVRENTEGLYTGTGGFTKQYTPDEVAVQVSVNTRKGVERCIRYAFDYCKKRNKSNTLTLCGKTNVLTYAFDLWERTFNEVGQEYPDIKRDYAHVDAITMWMVKNPEWFDVIVTDNMFGDIITDLGAMIQGGMGIAAGGNINPEGVSMFEPIGGSAPKYTGKNVINPLAAISAVGMMLEFLGEDQAAKAVENAVITVCRDHVKSLAAGKMGYSTTEVGDLVASLV, encoded by the coding sequence ATGCATAGGATTGCTGTCATACCTGGCGATGGAACTGGTCCTGAAGTCGTCGCCGAGGGTTTAAAAGTGTTGGAGGCTGTCGCTGCAAAACAGGGCTTTGCCTACGAAACAACAACCTTCAACTTCGGAGGTAACCATTTCCTAAAAACCGGAGAAGTACTACCAGATTCCGCAATAGAAGACCTAAAGGGCTTTGATGCCATCTATCTAGGCGCCATCGGCCACCCCGATGTAAAACCCGGTATTCTCGAGAAGGGCATTTTGCTTAAACTACGCTTTGCTTTGGACCAATATATCAACCTACGCCCTGTGAAGCTCTATCCGGGAGTGGACACTCCCCTAAAGGATAAGGGGCCAGAGCATATCGACTTTGTGGTAGTCCGGGAAAACACCGAGGGTCTGTACACCGGGACCGGTGGGTTCACCAAGCAATATACTCCCGACGAAGTAGCTGTGCAGGTATCAGTAAATACCCGTAAGGGTGTGGAAAGGTGCATTCGCTACGCCTTCGACTACTGCAAAAAGCGAAACAAAAGTAATACATTGACCCTTTGTGGTAAAACAAACGTGCTTACCTATGCCTTTGATCTATGGGAACGTACGTTCAATGAGGTGGGTCAGGAATACCCGGATATCAAGCGAGACTACGCGCATGTTGATGCGATTACCATGTGGATGGTGAAGAACCCAGAATGGTTCGATGTTATTGTTACTGACAACATGTTCGGGGATATCATCACCGACCTGGGCGCGATGATTCAAGGCGGCATGGGCATTGCTGCAGGCGGTAACATCAATCCCGAAGGAGTATCTATGTTTGAGCCCATTGGCGGTTCAGCACCTAAATACACAGGCAAAAATGTAATCAATCCCCTTGCAGCCATTAGCGCGGTGGGAATGATGTTGGAATTCCTTGGTGAGGATCAAGCTGCCAAAGCCGTAGAAAATGCCGTGATCACCGTATGCCGTGATCATGTTAAGAGCCTTGCCGCTGGTAAGATGGGTTACAGCACAACCGAGGTCGGCGATCTTGTCGCAAGTTTAGTGTAA
- the rbsK gene encoding ribokinase, with amino-acid sequence MSGNVLVVGSLNLDLVVSAPSIPRPGQTVLGTDFQMFPGGKGANQAVSAARQNASTAMVGRIGKDEFGERLLESLHTSGVGTEFVAVDPDLSTGVAFICVDEAGENAIVVAPGANNGCAIEHLPGAIWEQTDVVLLQLEIPLGTVTKAAAYAREHEALVILDPAPPQVLPRNLLENVDILVPNSSEAAVLAGMDDPVTEANVQEVAEKLLSLGPKQVIVKLGADGAFLWGQYAKERVYGIPVESVDTTAAGDCYAGALGACLARGATLLEAARYANVAAAIAVTRKGAQSSMPTSSEVETFIDKLK; translated from the coding sequence CATCCATTCCGCGGCCTGGGCAGACCGTTTTGGGGACGGACTTCCAGATGTTTCCTGGTGGCAAAGGGGCCAATCAGGCTGTGTCCGCGGCGAGGCAAAATGCCTCCACCGCTATGGTAGGTAGGATTGGAAAGGATGAGTTCGGAGAACGTTTGCTGGAGAGCCTACATACCAGTGGAGTAGGCACCGAGTTTGTAGCCGTTGATCCAGATCTATCTACCGGTGTTGCCTTTATCTGTGTAGATGAGGCAGGGGAGAATGCCATCGTTGTTGCTCCCGGTGCCAACAACGGTTGTGCCATAGAGCATTTGCCAGGGGCGATTTGGGAGCAGACTGACGTGGTTTTGCTGCAGTTGGAGATTCCCCTCGGGACAGTCACTAAGGCAGCGGCCTATGCCAGGGAACACGAAGCATTGGTCATATTGGATCCAGCACCACCACAGGTATTACCCAGAAATCTTTTGGAGAATGTGGATATCCTGGTACCTAACAGCAGTGAGGCTGCTGTTTTAGCTGGAATGGATGATCCGGTAACCGAGGCGAATGTGCAGGAGGTCGCAGAGAAACTCTTATCACTAGGTCCGAAGCAGGTGATTGTGAAGCTCGGGGCCGATGGGGCCTTCCTATGGGGGCAGTATGCTAAGGAACGGGTCTATGGGATTCCAGTGGAAAGTGTGGATACCACTGCAGCCGGGGATTGTTATGCAGGGGCCCTAGGTGCCTGTCTAGCCCGGGGGGCGACCTTGCTTGAAGCTGCTCGGTATGCCAATGTCGCTGCGGCTATTGCTGTAACCCGCAAAGGGGCACAAAGCTCCATGCCTACTTCATCAGAGGTGGAGACCTTCATCGATAAACTGAAATAG